The Gammaproteobacteria bacterium genome includes a region encoding these proteins:
- the dnaK gene encoding molecular chaperone DnaK, whose translation MGKIIGIDLGTTNSCVAIMEGDTPKVIENSEGDRTTPSIVAFTDDDEVIVGQSAKRQAVTNPQNTLFAVKRLIGRRFEEDAVQKDIKLVPYKIVKADNGDAWVEAQGKAMAAPEISARVLQKMKKTAEDYLGEEVTEAVITVPAYFNDSQRQATKDAGRIAGLDVKRIINEPTAAALAYGMDKKRGDKTIAVYDLGGGTFDVSIIEISEVDGEHQFEVLSTNGDTFLGGEDFDMRIIDYLSDEFKRDTGIDLHNDPLALQRLKEAAEKTKIELSSSQQTEVNLPYITADASGPKHLNLKMTRAKLESLVEELVQRTIGPCRTALHDAGLSVGEIDDVILVGGQIRMPMVQSVVEEFFGKEPRRDVNPDEAVAIGASIQGGVLGGDVKDVLLLDVTPLSLGIETLGGVMTKLIEKNTTIPTKANQVFSTAEDNQSAVTVHVMQGEREMAMHNKSLGRFDLGDLPSAPRGVPQIEVNFDIDANGILNVSAKDKATGKEQSIVIKASSGLSDDEIDAMVRDAETHAEEDRKMKELVEARNQADSLIHSSAKSVVDLGDKVTADEKKEIEEASEALKAVMDSDDKLVIQEKTEVLATASSKLAERIYAQQAEAEAAGGDDAAGNDANNADDIVDAEFEEVKDEKK comes from the coding sequence ATGGGCAAAATTATCGGTATTGATTTGGGCACTACAAATTCCTGTGTGGCCATTATGGAAGGCGACACCCCTAAAGTTATTGAAAACAGTGAAGGGGATCGCACCACACCCTCTATTGTTGCGTTTACGGACGATGACGAGGTGATTGTGGGTCAATCGGCCAAACGTCAAGCGGTGACAAACCCTCAGAACACGTTGTTTGCGGTTAAGCGTTTGATTGGTCGTCGCTTTGAAGAAGATGCGGTGCAAAAAGACATTAAGCTGGTGCCGTATAAGATTGTTAAAGCCGATAACGGTGACGCTTGGGTGGAAGCGCAAGGTAAAGCGATGGCTGCGCCTGAAATTTCAGCTCGCGTTTTGCAGAAGATGAAAAAGACCGCTGAAGATTATCTCGGCGAAGAAGTGACCGAAGCGGTCATTACCGTACCGGCTTATTTCAACGACTCCCAGCGTCAAGCCACCAAAGATGCCGGTCGCATCGCCGGTCTGGATGTAAAGCGCATCATCAACGAGCCTACCGCTGCGGCGTTGGCTTACGGCATGGATAAAAAACGCGGCGACAAAACCATCGCGGTTTATGATCTGGGTGGCGGTACCTTTGATGTTTCTATCATTGAGATTTCTGAGGTTGACGGCGAACATCAGTTTGAAGTGCTTTCTACCAACGGAGATACCTTCCTTGGTGGTGAAGATTTTGACATGCGCATCATTGATTACCTCTCCGATGAATTTAAACGCGACACGGGCATTGATCTGCACAACGACCCTTTGGCGTTGCAACGTCTGAAAGAAGCGGCAGAGAAGACCAAAATCGAGCTCTCTTCCAGTCAGCAGACGGAAGTGAACTTGCCTTACATTACTGCGGATGCCTCGGGTCCGAAACACCTTAACTTGAAAATGACCCGCGCTAAGCTGGAGTCACTGGTTGAAGAGTTGGTGCAACGTACCATCGGGCCTTGTCGTACTGCGCTGCACGATGCGGGTTTGAGTGTCGGTGAAATTGACGACGTTATTTTGGTCGGTGGTCAAATTCGGATGCCGATGGTGCAATCGGTTGTTGAAGAGTTTTTCGGCAAAGAACCCCGTCGTGATGTGAACCCAGATGAAGCGGTGGCCATTGGTGCTTCCATTCAAGGTGGTGTGTTGGGCGGTGATGTTAAAGACGTTCTGTTGTTGGATGTGACCCCTCTCTCGCTGGGCATTGAAACCCTCGGTGGTGTGATGACCAAATTGATCGAGAAAAACACCACCATTCCTACCAAAGCCAATCAGGTGTTTTCTACCGCAGAAGACAATCAGAGTGCGGTGACCGTGCATGTGATGCAGGGTGAGCGTGAAATGGCGATGCACAATAAATCATTGGGGCGTTTTGATCTCGGTGATCTGCCCAGTGCGCCACGGGGTGTGCCACAGATCGAAGTGAATTTTGACATTGATGCCAACGGCATCTTAAACGTCTCTGCTAAAGACAAGGCGACGGGCAAAGAGCAGTCCATTGTTATTAAAGCCTCCAGCGGTCTGTCGGATGATGAAATTGATGCGATGGTGCGCGATGCTGAAACCCATGCGGAAGAAGATCGCAAGATGAAAGAGCTGGTGGAAGCCCGTAACCAAGCGGACTCGCTGATTCATTCTTCAGCTAAATCGGTGGTTGATCTGGGTGATAAAGTCACTGCTGATGAGAAGAAAGAGATTGAAGAGGCCAGTGAAGCGCTGAAAGCGGTGATGGACAGCGACGATAAATTGGTGATTCAAGAGAAAACCGAAGTGTTGGCAACGGCCTCTTCAAAACTGGCTGAGCGCATTTACGCCCAGCAGGCCGAAGCGGAAGCGGCGGGTGGTGATGACGCTGCTGGTAACGACGCAAACAACGCAGATGACATTGTTGATGCGGAATTTGAAGAAGTGAAAGACGAGAAAAAATAA
- the dnaJ gene encoding molecular chaperone DnaJ → MSKRDYYEVLGVQKNATDPELKKAYRRLAMKYHPDRNTDDKSAEDKFKEAKEAFEILKDSQKRAAYDQFGHAGVDSSMGGGPGAGAGNFSDVFGDVFGDIFGGGRGGAGGGGQRSYRGSDLQYNLEINLDAAVAGTTVKVSVPTMVGCEPCDGSGAKKGSKPQTCPTCNGMGQVRMQQAFFSVQQTCPSCAGNGQVIQNPCDSCHGSGRRQETKTLSVKIPAGVDTGDRIRLSGEGEVGENGGRAGDLYVQLSVKKHAIFERDGSNLLCEVPINIVTAALGGDLNVPTLNNKVKLKVPSGTQTGKVFRVRGKGVKPVRGGDVGDLLCRVKVETPVHLTAGQEELLRKFGETLHLSSGGDRHSPQEHGFIAKVKKFVDDLKG, encoded by the coding sequence ATGTCAAAACGTGATTATTACGAGGTGCTTGGGGTACAAAAAAATGCCACTGACCCTGAGTTAAAAAAAGCCTATCGGCGCTTGGCGATGAAATATCATCCGGATAGAAATACCGATGATAAGAGCGCCGAAGATAAGTTTAAAGAAGCCAAAGAGGCTTTTGAGATTCTAAAAGATTCGCAAAAGCGAGCGGCCTATGATCAATTTGGTCATGCAGGTGTGGACTCCTCTATGGGGGGTGGCCCTGGAGCCGGTGCTGGCAATTTCAGTGATGTTTTCGGCGATGTTTTTGGCGACATCTTTGGCGGCGGTCGTGGTGGAGCGGGTGGCGGTGGCCAACGTTCCTATCGTGGTTCTGATCTGCAATACAATCTGGAGATCAATCTGGATGCGGCCGTTGCTGGTACCACGGTTAAAGTCAGTGTGCCGACCATGGTGGGTTGTGAACCCTGTGATGGCAGCGGGGCGAAAAAGGGCAGCAAACCACAAACGTGCCCAACCTGTAACGGCATGGGTCAGGTACGCATGCAGCAGGCCTTTTTCTCCGTTCAGCAGACCTGTCCCTCTTGTGCTGGTAACGGTCAGGTGATCCAAAACCCTTGCGACAGTTGTCACGGTTCTGGGCGGCGGCAAGAGACCAAGACCTTGTCGGTTAAAATACCTGCTGGTGTGGACACCGGTGATCGCATTCGTCTTTCGGGCGAAGGTGAAGTGGGTGAAAACGGCGGTCGAGCTGGAGATCTCTATGTTCAATTGTCGGTGAAAAAACACGCGATTTTTGAACGTGATGGCAGCAATTTGCTCTGCGAAGTGCCGATCAACATCGTTACCGCTGCTTTGGGGGGTGATCTCAATGTGCCAACTTTGAATAATAAGGTGAAACTCAAGGTGCCTTCGGGTACGCAGACGGGCAAAGTGTTCCGTGTGCGCGGTAAGGGTGTTAAGCCGGTTCGTGGTGGTGACGTGGGTGATCTGCTCTGTCGAGTGAAGGTGGAGACCCCGGTTCACTTGACTGCTGGGCAAGAAGAACTGTTGCGTAAATTTGGCGAGACCTTGCATCTAAGCAGTGGCGGTGATCGTCACAGTCCTCAAGAGCACGGCTTTATTGCTAAGGTGAAAAAGTTTGTGGATGACCTAAAAGGTTAA
- the dapB gene encoding 4-hydroxy-tetrahydrodipicolinate reductase, translated as MTNRVAVIGAAGRMGRNLIEAALEHNDIQLAVATEHQGHDALGIDAGLLLGRAALQVPLCSDLALAADFEVAIDFTRPESTLATLEFCRQNGKAMVIGTTGFSDAEKAQIQQAATQIPVVFAPNMSVGVNVTLKLLAMAAKILGDEYDVEVIEAHHRYKVDAPSGTALKMGEVVAEALGRDLKECAVYGREGRGEERDSKTIGFETIRAGDIVGDHTVMFATLGERVEITHKASSRMTFASGAVRAAAWLKDRPAGLYDMQDVLGL; from the coding sequence ATGACGAATCGAGTTGCCGTAATCGGTGCTGCTGGGCGAATGGGGCGCAATCTCATTGAAGCCGCTTTAGAGCACAATGACATTCAATTGGCCGTTGCCACAGAACATCAGGGGCACGATGCCTTGGGTATTGATGCTGGTCTGCTGTTGGGGCGTGCAGCGTTGCAGGTACCACTCTGCTCTGATTTGGCTTTGGCGGCCGACTTTGAGGTGGCGATTGATTTCACTCGTCCTGAAAGTACCTTGGCGACGCTGGAGTTTTGTCGTCAAAACGGCAAAGCGATGGTCATTGGTACCACCGGTTTTTCTGATGCAGAAAAAGCGCAGATTCAGCAAGCGGCCACGCAGATTCCGGTGGTGTTTGCGCCCAATATGAGCGTTGGGGTTAATGTGACTCTGAAATTGTTGGCGATGGCGGCCAAAATTTTGGGCGATGAATACGATGTGGAGGTGATTGAAGCGCATCATCGTTACAAAGTAGACGCGCCTTCGGGTACCGCGCTGAAAATGGGCGAAGTGGTGGCGGAGGCTTTGGGGCGTGATTTGAAAGAGTGTGCGGTTTACGGTCGTGAAGGTCGCGGTGAAGAGCGTGACAGTAAAACCATTGGTTTTGAGACCATTCGTGCCGGTGACATCGTTGGGGATCATACGGTGATGTTTGCCACCTTGGGTGAACGGGTAGAGATTACTCACAAAGCCTCCAGTCGTATGACCTTTGCTAGCGGTGCGGTGCGGGCGGCGGCGTGGTTAAAAGATCGGCCTGCGGGTTTGTACGACATGCAAGATGTGTTGGGTTTATAA
- the fabD gene encoding ACP S-malonyltransferase: MMKIAAVFPGQGSQSVAMLADLAASHAEVQATFAEASQRLDYDLWQLVQEGPVEKLNQTEFTQPAMLAAGVATYRVWRATGGAEPELLAGHSLGEYSALVVAGVLSLADAAWLVSERGRLMQSAVPAGKGAMAAILGLSDEQVIEVCRAATQGEVVEAVNFNSSGQVVIAGQTAAVERAMSGAKEAGAKRALPLPVSVPSHSSLMTGAADQLATCFAQIEFSEPKIPVLQNVTAEAASDLETLKGALKQQLFSPVQWVKCVQNLQAAEADVLLELGPGKVLTGLAKRIDRRFASFAVADTATLEKALTHCKGE; encoded by the coding sequence ATTATGAAAATCGCGGCGGTATTTCCGGGACAAGGTTCCCAATCAGTGGCCATGTTGGCTGATCTGGCAGCAAGTCATGCAGAGGTTCAAGCAACCTTTGCTGAGGCATCACAGCGGCTGGATTACGATCTCTGGCAGTTGGTGCAAGAGGGGCCAGTAGAGAAACTGAATCAGACCGAATTCACTCAACCGGCCATGTTGGCTGCTGGGGTGGCAACGTATCGAGTGTGGAGGGCGACTGGGGGTGCAGAGCCTGAATTGTTGGCCGGTCACAGTTTGGGAGAATACAGTGCTCTGGTGGTGGCGGGTGTGTTGTCACTGGCGGATGCGGCTTGGTTGGTTTCTGAGCGTGGTCGTTTGATGCAGTCGGCGGTTCCCGCAGGCAAGGGGGCGATGGCGGCCATTTTGGGCTTAAGTGATGAACAGGTGATTGAGGTTTGTCGCGCCGCAACGCAAGGTGAAGTGGTGGAAGCGGTCAATTTCAATTCCAGTGGTCAGGTGGTGATTGCTGGTCAAACCGCCGCTGTTGAACGGGCCATGAGTGGTGCAAAAGAGGCGGGTGCTAAACGTGCCCTGCCGTTGCCGGTCAGTGTGCCGTCACACAGCAGTTTGATGACTGGCGCGGCGGATCAGTTGGCGACGTGTTTTGCACAGATCGAATTTTCGGAACCCAAAATTCCGGTATTGCAGAACGTCACTGCTGAAGCAGCCAGCGATTTGGAGACTTTGAAGGGTGCGCTAAAACAGCAACTTTTCAGTCCGGTGCAGTGGGTCAAGTGTGTGCAAAATTTGCAAGCCGCCGAAGCGGATGTGCTGCTGGAATTGGGGCCAGGTAAGGTATTGACCGGCTTGGCAAAACGCATTGATCGTCGTTTTGCTTCGTTTGCGGTAGCCGATACCGCGACTTTAGAAAAAGCCTTAACCCATTGCAAAGGAGAATAA
- the fabG gene encoding 3-oxoacyl-ACP reductase FabG, which produces MLEKQITLVTGASRGIGKAIALSLAKQGAFVIGTATSDAGAEAISAYLTEAGVDGVGKKLNVTEPESITNLVTEITKQYGAVTILVNNAGITRDNLLLRMKEAEWDDILQTNLSSIFRVSKACMKGMIKARKGRIINIASIVGVTGNPGQANYAAAKAGMIGFAKSMAQEVGARNITVNTIAPGFIDTDMTRALSESQKEALLVKIPLKRLGEADEIAHAVTFLASPQAGYITGHTLHVNGGMHMN; this is translated from the coding sequence ATGTTGGAAAAACAAATTACGTTGGTTACCGGTGCCAGTCGTGGCATCGGCAAAGCCATCGCGTTGTCCTTGGCAAAACAGGGCGCGTTTGTGATCGGCACAGCAACCTCTGATGCTGGAGCTGAGGCGATCAGTGCATATTTGACTGAGGCTGGTGTTGATGGTGTGGGTAAAAAGCTCAATGTGACCGAGCCAGAGAGCATCACCAACCTGGTTACTGAGATCACTAAGCAGTACGGTGCGGTGACGATCTTGGTCAATAATGCGGGTATCACCCGCGATAATCTTCTTTTGCGGATGAAAGAGGCCGAATGGGATGATATTTTACAGACTAATCTCAGTTCGATTTTCCGCGTCAGCAAAGCCTGCATGAAAGGGATGATAAAGGCGCGCAAAGGACGTATCATTAACATCGCTTCGATTGTCGGTGTGACGGGCAATCCTGGGCAGGCGAATTATGCTGCTGCGAAAGCGGGCATGATCGGTTTTGCTAAGTCGATGGCGCAGGAAGTTGGTGCGCGTAATATTACCGTGAATACCATCGCACCTGGGTTTATTGATACGGATATGACTCGGGCGTTGTCAGAGTCGCAAAAAGAGGCATTATTGGTTAAAATCCCGCTCAAACGGTTGGGAGAAGCCGATGAAATTGCCCATGCAGTGACCTTTTTAGCTTCACCACAAGCGGGTTATATCACTGGCCATACGTTGCACGTCAACGGCGGCATGCATATGAATTGA
- the acpP gene encoding acyl carrier protein — protein sequence MSSIEERVKNIVVEQLGVKEDEVTNVASFVDDLGADSLDTVELVMALEEEFECEIPDDDAEKITTVQQAIDYVSKNLD from the coding sequence ATGAGCAGTATTGAAGAGCGGGTCAAGAACATTGTTGTAGAACAGCTCGGTGTGAAAGAAGATGAAGTGACCAATGTTGCGTCATTTGTTGACGATCTGGGTGCAGATTCACTGGACACTGTCGAGTTGGTGATGGCACTGGAAGAAGAGTTTGAGTGCGAAATTCCCGATGATGATGCGGAAAAAATTACCACCGTTCAACAAGCAATTGATTACGTTTCTAAGAACTTAGATTAA
- the fabF gene encoding beta-ketoacyl-ACP synthase II: MANRRVVITGLGIVSPVGSTVDSAWENILAGRSGAAPISHFDASDFSVRFSAPVKEFDVTQYLQKKEIKKMDLFIHYGMAASIQAFEDSGIEVTEENSERIGVAVGSGIGGLPYIEAQRAVYEKKGPRKVSPFFVPATIINMISGNLSIRYGLKGPNIAIVTACSTGTHSIGDAARLIEYGDADVMVAGGAEMACSPLGLGGFAAARALSTRNDDPTTASRPWDKDRDGFVLGDGAGVLVLEEYEHAKARGAKIYAEVTGYGMSGDAYHMTMPAKNGDGARRCMRNAMKNAGLNPDQVDYINAHGTSTPAGDIAETQAMKGALGDHAYKVAVSSTKSMTGHLLGAAGGIEAVFTTLAIRDQVAPPTINIFNQDPECDLDYVPNTAREMKIDHALSNSFGFGGTNGTLIMSKI, translated from the coding sequence GTGGCGAACAGACGTGTTGTAATTACTGGGCTGGGTATTGTTTCCCCAGTGGGAAGTACAGTTGATAGTGCTTGGGAAAATATTTTGGCAGGGCGTTCAGGGGCGGCTCCAATCAGCCATTTTGATGCGTCTGATTTTTCGGTGCGTTTTTCAGCGCCGGTGAAAGAGTTTGATGTGACCCAATACTTGCAGAAAAAAGAGATTAAAAAGATGGATCTCTTTATTCATTACGGGATGGCAGCGTCCATTCAGGCCTTTGAAGATTCGGGTATTGAAGTGACCGAAGAGAACTCTGAACGCATTGGGGTGGCGGTGGGTTCAGGTATCGGTGGTTTGCCGTACATCGAAGCGCAGCGGGCGGTGTATGAAAAAAAGGGGCCGCGTAAGGTTTCACCTTTCTTTGTACCGGCAACCATCATTAATATGATTTCGGGGAATCTTTCCATTCGTTACGGTTTGAAAGGGCCGAACATTGCCATTGTGACCGCCTGTTCTACTGGCACTCACAGCATCGGTGATGCGGCGCGTTTGATTGAATACGGCGATGCCGATGTGATGGTGGCCGGTGGAGCTGAGATGGCCTGTTCGCCGCTGGGTTTGGGTGGTTTTGCTGCGGCGCGGGCACTCTCGACCCGTAACGACGATCCGACCACCGCCAGCCGTCCTTGGGATAAAGACCGCGATGGTTTTGTTTTGGGTGACGGTGCTGGTGTGTTGGTGCTGGAAGAGTACGAACACGCCAAAGCCCGTGGCGCAAAAATTTACGCAGAAGTGACCGGTTACGGCATGAGTGGGGATGCTTATCATATGACCATGCCCGCCAAGAACGGTGACGGTGCGCGTCGTTGTATGCGTAACGCGATGAAAAACGCGGGGCTGAATCCCGATCAGGTGGATTACATCAATGCTCATGGCACCTCAACGCCTGCCGGTGACATTGCTGAAACCCAAGCGATGAAGGGTGCATTGGGCGATCACGCCTACAAAGTGGCGGTCAGTTCAACCAAATCCATGACCGGTCATCTTTTGGGGGCTGCCGGTGGCATTGAGGCGGTCTTTACTACTTTGGCCATTCGGGATCAAGTGGCTCCGCCGACGATCAATATCTTTAACCAAGATCCAGAGTGTGACTTGGATTACGTGCCCAATACCGCCAGAGAGATGAAGATCGATCACGCGCTCTCCAACTCCTTCGGTTTTGGGGGTACCAACGGTACCCTGATTATGAGTAAGATCTAG
- the pabC gene encoding aminodeoxychorismate lyase: MSTLVNGDLTESISALDRGLAYGDGLFETVAVRAGQPLLWSAHIERLLLGCSRLKITPPNVKQLCLEAEQLCQQDDGVLKIVVTRGVGRRGYAPFDCEPTRIVSFAKQPRREINAPARIRVRLCQSRLSINPQLAGIKHLNRLEQVLARAEWDDDRIAEGIICSVAGEVIEGVSSNLFVVQDGVLLTPDLSQCGVAGVMRAQVIQEAKKMDVKCQISQITLNDLHQADEVLLCNSLTGIRVVKQCEGLVWPQVGEISQQLWQQLRPYW, translated from the coding sequence ATGTCAACGCTGGTTAACGGTGATCTAACAGAGTCCATCAGTGCTCTGGATCGGGGGCTGGCGTACGGTGATGGTCTGTTCGAAACGGTTGCGGTTCGAGCAGGTCAGCCGTTGCTCTGGTCAGCGCACATTGAACGGCTGCTTCTCGGTTGTTCGCGTCTAAAAATTACTCCTCCCAATGTCAAACAGCTTTGCTTAGAAGCAGAACAGCTTTGCCAACAGGATGATGGGGTTTTAAAAATAGTCGTGACCCGTGGAGTGGGTCGTCGAGGTTATGCGCCTTTTGATTGCGAGCCAACCCGTATTGTTTCTTTTGCCAAGCAGCCTAGAAGAGAAATAAATGCACCGGCAAGAATACGGGTCAGACTCTGTCAAAGTCGTCTGTCAATTAATCCGCAGTTGGCAGGAATCAAACATCTTAATCGTCTGGAGCAAGTTTTGGCGCGTGCCGAATGGGACGATGATCGGATTGCAGAAGGTATCATCTGTTCTGTTGCCGGTGAGGTGATTGAAGGTGTGAGCAGTAATCTATTTGTAGTGCAAGATGGGGTGTTGTTAACGCCTGATTTGAGTCAATGTGGGGTTGCCGGTGTAATGCGAGCACAGGTTATTCAGGAAGCAAAAAAAATGGACGTGAAGTGCCAAATCAGCCAAATCACTCTTAATGACTTGCACCAAGCCGATGAAGTGTTGCTGTGCAACAGTCTGACGGGCATTCGAGTGGTGAAACAATGTGAAGGGTTGGTTTGGCCTCAGGTGGGAGAGATCAGCCAGCAACTTTGGCAGCAATTGAGGCCATATTGGTGA
- the mltG gene encoding endolytic transglycosylase MltG, with the protein MLKKILLLLLGLFLLAAAALAYLAWDLDQFLNRPIEAEKTFVYQVRSGATVRGIEDEFVRMGVLSRSHYFSSYARYFGLAEKIKKGEYQVEVHLTPPQLLDLLVSGKVIQYSLTLVEGWNFKQMMSAVDNNSILEHELKGLSKKEIMQRLGYAGVHPEGRFYPDTYAFTRGTSDLSFLKRSYNKMSSVLEREWQKRQKKLPLKSAYEALILASIVERETAAVQERPKIAGVFIRRLRKKMRLQTDPTVIYGMGDRYDGNIRRRDLTADTPYNTYTRSGLTPTPIAMPSGDAIRAVLHPDEDGSLYFVAKGDGSGEHDFSKTLIEHNKAVARYLKRLRQNRRKNKK; encoded by the coding sequence ATGTTGAAAAAAATATTACTCTTGTTATTGGGTCTCTTTTTGCTGGCAGCGGCTGCATTGGCGTATCTGGCTTGGGATCTGGATCAGTTTTTAAATCGGCCTATTGAGGCGGAAAAAACCTTTGTTTATCAAGTGAGATCCGGTGCCACGGTGCGGGGTATTGAAGATGAATTTGTGCGCATGGGGGTGTTGTCGCGTTCCCACTATTTTTCCTCTTATGCGCGTTATTTTGGGTTGGCAGAAAAGATTAAAAAGGGTGAGTACCAAGTTGAAGTTCACTTAACTCCACCACAATTGTTGGATCTGTTGGTCTCGGGCAAAGTGATTCAATACAGCTTGACCTTGGTGGAAGGCTGGAATTTTAAACAGATGATGAGTGCTGTAGATAATAATTCCATTCTGGAACACGAACTGAAAGGCTTAAGCAAGAAAGAGATTATGCAGCGTTTGGGTTATGCCGGTGTGCATCCAGAAGGGCGCTTTTATCCTGATACTTATGCGTTTACGCGTGGCACATCGGATCTGAGCTTTTTAAAGCGCAGTTATAACAAAATGTCCTCGGTATTGGAGCGTGAGTGGCAAAAACGGCAGAAAAAGTTGCCGCTCAAAAGCGCTTACGAGGCGTTGATTTTGGCCTCAATTGTGGAGCGAGAGACCGCTGCTGTTCAAGAACGACCCAAAATTGCCGGGGTATTCATTCGCCGTCTGCGTAAAAAAATGCGCCTTCAGACCGATCCAACGGTAATTTATGGCATGGGAGATCGATACGATGGCAACATTCGCCGTCGTGATCTGACAGCCGATACGCCTTACAACACCTACACCCGCAGCGGTTTAACCCCCACGCCCATTGCCATGCCCAGTGGTGATGCGATCAGAGCGGTTCTGCATCCAGATGAGGACGGTTCGCTCTACTTTGTTGCTAAAGGCGATGGCAGTGGTGAACATGATTTTTCCAAAACCTTAATTGAGCACAATAAAGCGGTGGCACGTTATCTGAAACGGCTGCGTCAAAATCGGCGTAAAAACAAGAAGTGA
- the tmk gene encoding dTMP kinase: MQQAKFITLEGIEGVGKSSNLIFLLQLLKEKSIPFCQTREPGGTPLGEQLRALLLAPTGSSMGSNTELLLMFAARAEHLHALIQPELKKGNWVVSDRFTDASYAYQGGGRGVSKQRILALESWLQEGFQPDLTLLLDAPPEVGLARVRQRGASDRFEQEQVSFFQRVREAYLERAEREPERFRVINADQPLLAVQAEIKAVLMPFLSRAV, from the coding sequence ATGCAACAGGCTAAATTTATCACGCTGGAAGGCATTGAAGGGGTGGGGAAATCGAGTAATTTGATTTTTCTCTTGCAGCTGCTCAAAGAGAAAAGTATTCCTTTTTGCCAGACCCGCGAACCTGGAGGAACCCCTTTAGGAGAGCAGTTGCGAGCGCTGTTGTTGGCTCCAACTGGGTCGAGCATGGGCAGCAATACGGAGTTGTTGTTGATGTTTGCCGCCCGTGCCGAGCATCTACACGCTTTGATTCAACCGGAACTCAAAAAAGGTAACTGGGTGGTTTCGGATCGTTTTACCGATGCCAGTTACGCCTATCAAGGCGGTGGTCGTGGGGTTTCAAAACAGCGTATTTTAGCGTTAGAGTCGTGGTTGCAAGAGGGGTTTCAGCCTGATTTGACCTTGTTATTGGATGCGCCACCTGAGGTGGGTTTGGCGCGGGTACGCCAGCGCGGCGCTTCGGATCGTTTTGAGCAAGAGCAGGTGAGTTTTTTTCAGCGGGTGCGTGAGGCCTATTTAGAGCGTGCAGAACGAGAGCCTGAGCGTTTTCGAGTGATCAATGCGGATCAGCCTTTGCTTGCGGTGCAAGCGGAAATTAAAGCGGTTTTGATGCCCTTTTTAAGCCGTGCTGTATGA
- the holB gene encoding DNA polymerase III subunit delta': MSELYPWLQTPWDRLWQRHSTSGLPHGILLLAPFGCGKMAFSEYLAQALLCSNGKTSGAACGGCRSCQLFEAGNHPDHHLVEPEQVGKSIKIDQIRKLCRDLELTAQFSGYKVAVITAAESMTEAAFNSLLKTLEEPSNNTLLLLLCSQPARLPKTIISRCETFSLPLPDSQQALNWLIGEVGERTQEELLLALSLSFGAPLLAKKALQDEHLDERRARLSRYQALFAGRENPVQLAALWKEVSQAKQVVFELRSWVSDLIRLRLSAVAKIENLDCKRELLVLAESLDLKSLYRYSDRLQSVFREGESSMNPQTVLEELLIVATELVRRR; this comes from the coding sequence ATGAGCGAACTGTATCCTTGGCTACAAACCCCTTGGGATCGGCTTTGGCAGCGTCACAGCACTTCTGGTCTGCCTCATGGCATACTGCTATTGGCACCGTTTGGCTGCGGTAAAATGGCCTTTTCGGAGTACCTTGCGCAGGCTCTGCTTTGTTCGAACGGAAAAACGTCGGGTGCGGCTTGCGGTGGCTGTCGTTCTTGTCAGTTGTTTGAGGCGGGGAATCACCCCGATCATCATCTTGTGGAGCCTGAACAGGTAGGTAAGTCGATTAAAATCGATCAAATTCGCAAGTTGTGTCGGGATTTGGAATTAACCGCGCAGTTTTCAGGGTATAAGGTTGCTGTAATAACAGCGGCGGAGAGCATGACAGAGGCGGCTTTTAACAGCTTATTAAAAACCTTAGAGGAGCCGAGCAACAATACTCTGTTACTGCTGCTCTGTTCGCAACCGGCGCGTTTACCAAAAACAATAATCAGTCGCTGCGAAACGTTCTCTTTGCCATTGCCTGACTCTCAGCAGGCGCTGAATTGGCTTATCGGAGAAGTTGGGGAGAGAACACAGGAGGAGTTACTTTTGGCTCTCTCTTTGTCCTTTGGTGCGCCGTTGTTGGCAAAAAAGGCACTGCAAGATGAGCATCTGGATGAACGTCGTGCGCGCTTGTCTCGCTATCAAGCGCTGTTTGCTGGGCGTGAAAATCCGGTTCAATTGGCTGCGCTTTGGAAGGAGGTTTCTCAAGCGAAGCAGGTGGTGTTTGAACTGCGCTCTTGGGTTTCGGATTTGATCCGTTTGCGTTTGTCTGCTGTTGCGAAAATCGAGAATCTGGATTGTAAAAGAGAGTTGCTTGTGCTGGCAGAGTCGTTAGACTTGAAGTCTCTCTACCGCTACTCTGATCGTTTGCAGTCGGTCTTCAGAGAGGGGGAGAGCAGTATGAATCCGCAAACGGTACTTGAAGAGCTGTTGATTGTTGCCACTGAACTGGTTCGTAGACGTTAA